A portion of the Lolium rigidum isolate FL_2022 chromosome 1, APGP_CSIRO_Lrig_0.1, whole genome shotgun sequence genome contains these proteins:
- the LOC124684604 gene encoding uncharacterized protein LOC124684604 translates to MEQTGSAATTIPHPRAKATLVLGAESFAVSSESGTLSEQLAAMREKSMVILKDYITRHNAPNDVPDESVEGLSDDEGEALAKNPPKKSKKQK, encoded by the coding sequence ATGGAACAGACGGGCTCCGCCGCGACGACGATTCCTCATCCGAGAGCGAAGGCCACCCTGGTTCTCGGAGCAGAATCCTTCGCGGTCAGCTCCGAGTCTGGTACACTGTCGGAGCAGCTGGCGGCGATGAGGGAGAAGAGCATGGTCATCCTCAAGGACTACATCACCAGGCACAACGCCCCGAACGACGTCCCCGATGAGTCCGTCGAGGGCTTGTCCGACGACGAGGGTGAGGCCCTCGCGAAAAACCCGCCCAAGAAATCTAAGAAGCAGAAATGA
- the LOC124701762 gene encoding RNA pseudouridine synthase 2, chloroplastic-like, with product MAAAVTAAPPPAIATTLSTLLRRSKNCIHSLQASHRRCIYSDVVAEPAPAPPPPSRRGGHAGTRLEEAVPAGEGRSRVDAWISARLGGGGVSRARVQASIRAGLVAVNGRPVSKVSHTVKGGDTVSCTVSDLTPLKAEAEDIPLDIVYEDEHLLVVNKPAHMVVHPAPGNANGTLVNAILHHCKISTFTCLARNSIDDECPESSDDDVDVFDVDQFTIDDVSSEVREAIVRPGIVHRLDKGTSGLLVVAKDEHSHAQLAEQFKLHTISRVYLSLTCGLPSPYSARIEVPISRDPNNRIRMVAAPGSGHRYAKDAASRYKVREVFCGGGSALVEWRLETGRTHQIRAHAKYLGNPLLGDETYGGTKSMALSLLRPKTPSKYHADLSSLISKIDRPCLHAALLGFKHPHSGKALEFSCPPPDDFTEVLDELRRVTPTSDGQDSDGVAQFSD from the exons ATGGCAGCCGCAGTGACGGCGGCTCCGCCGCCGGCCATCGCCACCACGCTCTCCACCCTCCTCCGCCGCAGCAAGAACTGTATCCATTCCCTCCAGGCCTCTCATAGGAGATGCATCTACTCAGACGTGGTTGCGGAGcctgcgccggcgccgccgccgccaagccggAGGGGAGGCCACGCCGGGACGCGCCTGGAGGAGGCCGTGCCGGCCGGGGAGGGTAGGTCGCGGGTGGACGCGTGGATCTCCGCGCGGCTGGGCGGCGGGGGCGTCAGCCGCGCGCGCGTGCAGGCCAGCATCCGCGCCGGCCTCGTCGCCGTCAATGGCCGCCCCGTCTCTAAG GTTTCGCATACGGTGAAGGGAGGGGACACGGTCAGCTGCACAGTGTCGGACCTAACACCACTGAAGGCAGAAGCGGAGGACATTCCGCTGGACATTGTTTACGAGGATGAGCACCTTCTTGTCGTTAACAAACCGGCTCATATG GTTGTTCACCCAGCACCAGGGAATGCAAATGGCACCTTAGTCAATGCTATTCTTCACCACTGCAAGATTTCAACTTTTACCTGTTTAGCACGTAACTCCATTGATGATGAGTGCCCTGAATCTTCGGACGATGATGTTGACGTATTTGATGTTGACCAATTTACTATTGATGACGTAAGTTCAGAGGTTCGTGAAGCTATTGTGCGCCCTGGTATCGTGCATAGGCTTGATAAAGGGACAAGTGGACTGCTTGTTGTAGCTAAG GATGAGCATTCTCATGCCCAATTAGCAGAACAATTCAAGCTACATACAATAAGCAGGGTATACCTCAGTCTTACTTGTGGTTTACCTAGTCCATATTCTGCGAGAATTGAAGTGCCTATATCCCGTGATCCAAACAACCGGATACGTATGGTTGCTGCTCCTGGATCAGGCCACAGATATGCAAAGGATGCTGCTAGTAG GTATAAAGTAAGAGAGGTATTTTGTGGTGGTGGATCTGCACTTGTAGAGTGGAGATTGGAGACAGGGCGCACTCACCAG ATCCGAGCACATGCAAAATATCTAGGGAACCCCCTACTTGGTGATGAAACATATGGAGGTACGAAAAGCATGGCATTGTCACTTCTGAGACCCAAAACTCCTTCAAAATATCATGCTGATCTTTCAAGTCTGATATCAAAGATAGACAGGCCATGTCTCCATGCTGCATTGCTTGG CTTCAAGCATCCTCATTCTGGAAAGGCACTTGAATTCTCGTGCCCCCCTCCAGATGATTTTACCGAGGTACTTGATGAACTGCGTCGTGTTACACCGACAAGTGATGGCCAAGATAGTGATGGTGTTGCTCAATTTTCTGATTAA